In Parasegetibacter sp. NRK P23, a single genomic region encodes these proteins:
- a CDS encoding cation-translocating P-type ATPase, protein MNWHTLPVEEVLKQTDGSIQGLSTELAKKKLQEHGKNELQSKTKTSPLKLFLRQFADVMIVVLLAAALISFFIGEAADTIVIVFIVVLNAVIGFIQEYRAGKAMEALQQMAAPSSKVLRNGSTTEIPSSELVPGDIVLLEAGNMIPADMRLLEAESIKINEASLTGESNTVDKQTEPLSEKELPLGDRSNITFKGTLLTNGRGKGIVVATGMQTELGKIAGMLDSAQSETPLQLRLNRFSKKLTFIVIGLCAALFFVGYLRGEPFNRMLLTAISLAVAAIPEALPAVITVSLALGARRLAKQEALIRKLYAVETLGSVTYICTDKTGTLTRNEMKVEKVWHTPESSEALLLQAMSLNHDVMEKDGKPSGEATELALVAYAGEQEQLERVKEIPFDSNRKAMTTIHKIPTGYLVITKGASEYLASISNHTAQQEIKTQEEAFASEGMRVIAYATKELKELPAEITPENIEKELNFTGIAGLMDPPREEAKQAIRECKQAGIVPVMITGDHPLTAAAIARELGIVETEADKIVTGRELEQYSEEKVKEEVEQIKVYARVSPEQKFNIVTALQENNQFVSMTGDGVNDAPALKQANIGVAMGITGTDVTKEAAHMILLNDNFATIVKAVKEGRRIYDNIRKFIKYILTGNTAEIWSIFLAPLLGLPIPLLPVHILWVNLVTDGLPAIALAAEAPEKHIMDRPPRDPDENIFAQGLGVHVLWVGIFIGLITIGAQWYALEHQLHWQTIAFSVLCFCQLWHVMAIRSETRSVFKLGLMGNIPLLLSVAGTLLLQLGVIYIPFLNTFFHTEPLTLNELLFTLGVSGLVMVAVEMEKVVRRR, encoded by the coding sequence ATGAACTGGCATACTTTACCTGTGGAGGAAGTACTGAAACAAACGGACGGTAGCATACAGGGACTGAGCACGGAGCTGGCGAAAAAAAAACTGCAGGAGCACGGAAAGAACGAACTGCAATCAAAAACGAAAACTTCTCCCCTGAAACTTTTCCTTCGACAGTTCGCGGACGTAATGATCGTGGTGCTGCTGGCGGCAGCATTGATCTCTTTCTTCATTGGAGAAGCGGCAGACACGATCGTGATCGTATTCATTGTGGTGCTGAACGCGGTGATTGGTTTCATCCAGGAATACCGCGCGGGAAAAGCGATGGAGGCGCTGCAGCAAATGGCGGCCCCAAGTTCGAAAGTACTCCGGAACGGATCCACAACGGAAATCCCTTCATCGGAACTTGTACCCGGCGATATTGTCTTACTGGAAGCCGGCAACATGATTCCCGCCGATATGCGGCTGCTGGAAGCTGAAAGTATCAAAATAAACGAGGCCAGTCTTACAGGAGAATCAAACACGGTTGACAAACAAACTGAACCCCTTTCAGAAAAAGAACTACCACTCGGCGACCGCTCCAATATAACCTTTAAAGGCACCCTGCTCACCAACGGCCGCGGCAAAGGCATTGTAGTGGCCACCGGGATGCAAACCGAACTGGGTAAGATCGCGGGGATGCTCGACAGCGCGCAGAGTGAAACGCCGCTCCAATTGCGGCTGAACCGCTTCAGCAAAAAGCTCACCTTCATTGTAATCGGCTTATGCGCCGCACTGTTTTTTGTAGGATACCTGCGTGGCGAACCATTCAACAGGATGCTGCTCACCGCTATTTCACTGGCCGTAGCCGCCATTCCTGAAGCGCTCCCCGCGGTCATCACCGTATCGCTTGCGCTTGGCGCCAGGCGTCTGGCCAAACAGGAAGCGCTTATCCGGAAGCTGTACGCCGTGGAAACATTGGGATCGGTCACTTATATCTGTACCGATAAAACGGGAACGCTCACCCGAAATGAAATGAAGGTGGAGAAAGTATGGCATACGCCGGAAAGTTCGGAAGCATTGCTATTGCAGGCGATGAGCCTGAACCATGATGTGATGGAGAAAGATGGAAAACCTTCAGGCGAAGCCACAGAACTGGCCCTGGTAGCTTACGCCGGAGAGCAGGAACAACTGGAAAGGGTGAAAGAAATCCCCTTTGATTCCAACCGAAAAGCGATGACCACCATTCATAAGATTCCAACAGGTTATCTCGTTATCACGAAGGGCGCCTCGGAATACCTGGCTTCTATCTCCAACCATACCGCACAACAAGAGATCAAAACACAGGAAGAAGCTTTCGCCAGTGAAGGCATGCGGGTAATCGCTTATGCCACGAAGGAACTGAAAGAACTCCCCGCTGAAATCACCCCTGAAAACATTGAAAAAGAACTGAACTTCACCGGCATTGCCGGATTAATGGACCCGCCGCGGGAAGAAGCAAAGCAGGCCATCCGGGAATGCAAACAAGCCGGAATCGTGCCGGTGATGATTACTGGTGACCATCCGCTTACCGCCGCCGCCATCGCCCGGGAACTGGGCATCGTTGAAACCGAAGCCGATAAAATTGTTACCGGAAGAGAACTGGAACAATATTCCGAAGAGAAAGTAAAGGAAGAAGTGGAACAGATTAAAGTGTATGCAAGGGTTTCTCCTGAACAGAAATTCAATATCGTAACCGCATTACAGGAAAACAACCAATTCGTATCCATGACCGGCGACGGCGTGAACGACGCGCCGGCGCTGAAACAGGCGAATATCGGCGTGGCCATGGGCATCACCGGAACCGATGTTACCAAAGAAGCGGCGCACATGATCCTGCTGAACGACAACTTCGCGACCATCGTGAAAGCCGTGAAAGAAGGGCGGCGCATCTATGATAATATCCGCAAGTTCATCAAATACATTCTCACCGGGAATACGGCTGAAATATGGAGTATTTTCCTGGCTCCTTTGCTTGGTCTGCCCATACCGTTATTGCCCGTGCACATTCTATGGGTGAACCTCGTAACTGATGGGTTGCCGGCCATAGCGCTTGCCGCGGAAGCACCCGAAAAACATATTATGGACCGTCCGCCACGGGATCCGGACGAGAACATCTTCGCGCAGGGGCTTGGTGTGCATGTGTTGTGGGTGGGTATTTTCATTGGGCTCATTACCATTGGCGCACAATGGTACGCATTAGAGCATCAACTGCATTGGCAAACGATCGCGTTCAGTGTGTTGTGTTTTTGTCAGTTGTGGCACGTGATGGCCATTCGCAGTGAGACGCGCTCGGTGTTTAAGTTGGGATTGATGGGGAATATTCCTTTGCTGCTTTCTGTGGCGGGAACTTTGTTGCTGCAACTGGGGGTAATCTATATTCCGTTTCTGAACACGTTTTTTCATACGGAGCCGCTTACGTTGAATGAGTTGTTGTTTACGTTGGGGGTTTCGGGGTTGGTGATGGTGGCGGTTGAAATGGAAAAGGTGGTGAGGAGGAGGTGA